Proteins co-encoded in one Chroococcidiopsis sp. TS-821 genomic window:
- a CDS encoding ABC transporter ATP-binding protein, with product MQSLNRVLGSLAHYWLIATGALISLLLLTAANAITPQLFRWGIDQGIARFDYQVIFEVAGAMVLVAIGRGLFNFGQTFWAEKVSQGVAYDLRNKIFRKIQNLSFSYHDQAQTSQLLTRITSDVEQIRTFIGTSLIQVVGAVVTLVTIATILIVMNWQLALITLGLVPIAATILARFLIKNQKLFGQVQERLGDLNAVLQENIFGVRVVKAFVREPIEMARYTKLNDDLIKVNMKTISAIRNTFPWIFLLSNLTTVVVVGVGGIQVIGGTFSIGELVAFNSYLLFILQPILLIGFAAPAIAQAAASAERVYEVVDAEIEIRDRPHAVPFEKCGGRIAFENVHFRYPGATTEALKGISFETKPQELIAILGMTGSGKSTIMNLIPRFYDVTAGAVRIDGRDVRDFQLESLRSHIGIVFQETTLFSGTIRNNIAYAAPDAPLEKVIEVAKTAQIHDFIASLPDGYDTIVGERGVGLSGGQKQRIAIARTLLTNYRILILDDSTSAVDAKTAAAIQEALDDLMRRKTCTSFVIAQRISTIRNADRILLMDKGHLVAQGTHEDLMRTSPLYGSILESQMKQPTTA from the coding sequence ATGCAATCTCTTAACCGCGTTCTCGGAAGTCTCGCACACTACTGGCTCATTGCCACTGGGGCATTAATTAGCTTACTACTGCTGACAGCAGCAAATGCTATTACTCCACAACTCTTTCGCTGGGGTATCGACCAAGGTATTGCTCGCTTTGACTATCAAGTTATTTTTGAAGTGGCTGGCGCGATGGTGTTAGTCGCGATCGGGCGCGGCTTGTTTAATTTTGGACAAACTTTTTGGGCAGAAAAGGTTTCTCAAGGCGTCGCCTACGATTTACGCAATAAAATTTTTAGGAAGATCCAAAATCTCAGTTTTAGCTATCACGACCAAGCACAAACTTCGCAGTTACTGACGCGGATTACGAGCGATGTCGAACAAATTCGGACTTTTATCGGTACAAGTTTGATTCAAGTGGTTGGTGCTGTCGTCACGTTAGTAACCATTGCAACAATTCTGATTGTGATGAACTGGCAATTGGCATTAATTACTTTGGGTTTGGTTCCGATTGCTGCCACGATCTTGGCACGGTTTCTCATTAAAAATCAAAAGTTGTTTGGTCAAGTGCAAGAACGACTCGGAGACCTCAATGCGGTTTTGCAAGAAAATATTTTCGGGGTTCGTGTTGTCAAAGCTTTTGTGCGCGAACCGATAGAAATGGCGCGATATACCAAGCTCAACGATGACTTGATAAAAGTCAATATGAAGACAATTTCCGCAATTCGCAATACCTTCCCGTGGATCTTTTTACTCAGTAACTTGACTACCGTCGTTGTTGTTGGTGTTGGTGGAATTCAGGTGATTGGCGGAACGTTTTCGATCGGTGAATTGGTTGCATTTAATTCTTATTTATTGTTTATTCTGCAACCAATTTTACTTATCGGTTTTGCCGCCCCTGCGATCGCCCAAGCTGCTGCTTCTGCTGAACGCGTCTACGAAGTTGTTGACGCAGAAATTGAAATTCGCGATCGCCCTCATGCTGTGCCGTTTGAAAAATGCGGGGGTCGGATCGCGTTTGAAAATGTCCATTTCCGCTACCCAGGAGCGACGACAGAGGCTCTTAAAGGCATTTCGTTTGAAACCAAACCTCAAGAATTAATTGCCATCCTTGGCATGACAGGTTCGGGTAAAAGTACGATTATGAATCTAATTCCTCGCTTCTATGATGTCACCGCCGGTGCAGTCCGCATTGACGGGCGTGACGTGCGCGATTTTCAGCTAGAAAGCTTGCGATCGCACATCGGTATTGTCTTTCAAGAAACAACACTGTTTTCTGGGACAATTCGCAACAACATTGCCTACGCAGCACCCGATGCACCATTAGAAAAAGTTATCGAAGTTGCTAAAACGGCTCAAATCCATGATTTTATCGCAAGTTTACCTGATGGCTACGACACCATTGTCGGCGAACGCGGCGTAGGATTATCAGGAGGACAAAAACAACGAATTGCGATCGCGCGGACTCTCCTGACCAACTACCGCATTCTCATTCTTGATGACAGTACCTCAGCAGTTGATGCCAAAACAGCGGCTGCTATTCAAGAAGCTTTAGACGATTTAATGCGCCGCAAAACTTGTACTTCATTCGTAATTGCCCAAAGAATCAGCACTATCCGTAACGCGGATCGCATTTTACTGATGGATAAAGGACATTTAGTTGCACAAGGAACGCATGAGGATTTGATGCGTACAAGTCCACTTTATGGCTCAATTCTCGAATCGCAAATGAAGCAACCGACAACAGCCTAA
- the crtD gene encoding C-3',4' desaturase CrtD: MPSRQKGNSKSRIVVIGAGIGGLTAGALLAHRGYQVLVVDQALVPGGCASTFKRKGFTFDVGATQVAGLEPGGIHHRIFSELEIDLPHATPCDPACAVYLPGETQPINVWRDAEKWQIERQRQFPGSEPFWQLIATLFQASWAFQGRDPVLPPRNLWDLWQLATAIRPGTLVTLPFTLMTVGDALRAYGLGNDQRLRTFLDLQLKLYSQVEAEETALLYAATALSVSQLPQGLYHLEGSMQVLSDRLVTALERDGGKLLMRHTVEKIQVENNKATGVVIRDQKTGETWTEPTDHVVANVTVQNLVQLLGENAPSGYKKRVDKLPQASGAFVIYLGVEENAIPAGCPPHLQFMYDADGPIGENNSLFVSVSRPGDGRAPVGKRTIIASSFVDPLPWWRCRDYTAMKAKYTQEAISKLGQFFDLTPETIIHVEAATPRTFARYTARDRGIVGGIGQRIPTFGPFGFANRTPIAHLWLVGDSTHPGEGTAGVSYSALTVVRQIG; encoded by the coding sequence ATGCCAAGCCGTCAGAAAGGCAATAGCAAATCTCGGATTGTTGTAATTGGTGCTGGAATTGGTGGACTCACCGCAGGTGCATTATTAGCGCATCGCGGCTATCAAGTTTTAGTCGTCGATCAGGCGTTGGTTCCAGGAGGCTGTGCTTCTACATTTAAGCGCAAAGGATTCACGTTTGATGTAGGTGCAACGCAAGTAGCCGGACTCGAACCTGGTGGAATTCATCATCGCATTTTTAGCGAACTTGAAATTGATTTACCACACGCAACGCCTTGCGATCCGGCTTGTGCAGTTTATCTTCCAGGCGAAACCCAGCCAATTAACGTATGGCGCGATGCCGAAAAGTGGCAAATCGAACGTCAACGACAATTTCCTGGTAGCGAACCATTTTGGCAGTTAATCGCAACTTTATTTCAAGCAAGCTGGGCATTTCAGGGACGCGATCCGGTTTTACCTCCGCGCAATCTTTGGGATTTGTGGCAACTCGCAACGGCGATACGTCCTGGAACTTTAGTCACTTTACCATTTACCTTGATGACGGTAGGCGATGCGTTGCGGGCATATGGCTTAGGAAACGATCAAAGATTGAGAACATTCTTAGATTTGCAACTCAAGCTTTATTCGCAGGTAGAGGCAGAAGAAACCGCGTTACTTTATGCCGCGACAGCGTTGAGCGTATCGCAGCTACCACAAGGATTGTACCATCTAGAAGGCAGTATGCAGGTGTTGAGCGATCGCCTCGTAACTGCTTTAGAAAGAGATGGCGGCAAACTCCTCATGCGCCATACAGTAGAAAAAATCCAAGTAGAAAATAATAAAGCAACTGGTGTCGTTATCCGCGACCAAAAAACGGGTGAAACCTGGACAGAACCAACTGACCATGTTGTTGCTAATGTTACGGTGCAAAACTTAGTACAGTTGTTGGGTGAAAATGCTCCTAGTGGTTACAAAAAACGCGTAGATAAATTGCCACAAGCATCGGGTGCATTTGTCATATACTTGGGCGTCGAGGAAAATGCGATTCCGGCTGGATGTCCGCCGCATCTGCAATTTATGTATGATGCTGATGGTCCGATTGGAGAGAATAACTCGTTGTTTGTTTCGGTTAGTCGTCCTGGGGATGGTCGCGCCCCTGTAGGTAAAAGAACGATTATTGCTTCTTCGTTTGTCGATCCGTTACCGTGGTGGCGCTGTCGCGATTATACAGCAATGAAAGCGAAGTATACGCAAGAGGCAATTTCTAAACTTGGTCAATTTTTTGATTTAACACCAGAAACGATTATTCACGTAGAAGCCGCGACACCGCGCACTTTTGCCCGATATACAGCACGAGATCGAGGTATTGTTGGCGGTATTGGTCAGCGGATACCGACTTTTGGTCCATTTGGCTTTGCGAATCGGACGCCGATCGCGCATTTGTGGTTAGTCGGCGACTCAACGCATCCTGGTGAAGGAACTGCGGGTGTCAGTTACTCGGCATTAACAGTCGTTAGGCAGATTGGCTGA
- the fmdA gene encoding formamidase: MPEVLFKVDLNKPFTEQDLVGHNRWHPDIPAVASVNPGSVFRIECKDWTDGQIGNNDSPDDVRDVDLSVVHVLSGPIWVNGAEPGDILVVDLLDVGTLPNYEWGFTGIFARENGGGFLTEHFPTAQKAIWDIQGIYARSRHIPDVRFAGIPHPGLIGCAPSAELLAQWNKREADLVATNPNRIPPLANLPNPKNAILGSLKGAEYDRVAQEAARTVPPREHGGNCDIKNLSKGSRIYFPVYVEGAKLSMGDIHFSQGDGEITFCGAIEMAGYLDLHVDLIKGGVAKYGLTNPIFKPGPVEPRYSEYLVFEGISVDEFSGEQYYLDAHVAYRRACLNAIEYFKKFGYTGEQIYLLLGSAPVEGRISGIVDIPNACCTIAIPTAIFERNVLPS; the protein is encoded by the coding sequence TAATCGCTGGCATCCTGACATTCCTGCTGTTGCTTCGGTAAATCCTGGGTCTGTATTTCGGATTGAGTGCAAAGACTGGACTGACGGGCAAATTGGCAATAACGATAGTCCCGACGACGTGCGCGATGTTGACTTGAGTGTGGTTCATGTTTTGAGCGGACCAATCTGGGTGAATGGCGCAGAACCTGGAGATATTCTTGTCGTTGACTTGCTTGATGTAGGAACGCTACCCAATTACGAATGGGGTTTTACGGGAATCTTTGCACGAGAAAATGGCGGTGGCTTCTTGACAGAACACTTTCCCACTGCGCAAAAAGCAATTTGGGATATTCAAGGGATTTACGCGCGATCGCGTCACATTCCTGATGTCAGATTTGCCGGAATTCCGCATCCTGGCTTGATCGGGTGCGCCCCGTCAGCAGAATTACTTGCCCAGTGGAATAAGCGCGAAGCCGATCTAGTCGCCACCAACCCGAACCGCATTCCACCTTTAGCAAATTTACCCAATCCAAAAAATGCAATTCTCGGTTCGCTTAAAGGTGCAGAATATGACCGAGTAGCCCAAGAAGCCGCAAGAACTGTCCCACCCCGCGAACATGGCGGTAACTGCGATATCAAGAATTTATCAAAAGGTTCGCGGATTTACTTCCCTGTGTACGTTGAGGGCGCAAAACTCTCGATGGGAGATATTCACTTTTCGCAAGGTGATGGCGAAATTACTTTCTGTGGCGCGATTGAAATGGCAGGGTATCTCGATCTTCATGTCGATTTAATTAAAGGCGGTGTTGCTAAATACGGACTCACAAATCCTATTTTTAAACCAGGTCCAGTTGAACCGCGCTATTCTGAATACTTAGTATTTGAAGGTATTTCTGTCGATGAATTTTCGGGGGAACAGTATTATTTAGATGCGCACGTTGCCTATCGCCGCGCCTGTTTAAATGCGATCGAGTATTTTAAAAAGTTTGGCTACACTGGCGAACAAATTTATCTTTTGCTAGGTTCTGCGCCTGTTGAAGGACGAATTAGCGGAATTGTTGATATTCCCAATGCTTGCTGCACGATCGCCATTCCTACCGCAATTTTTGAAAGAAATGTTTTGCCATCATAA
- a CDS encoding FmdB family zinc ribbon protein: MPLYEFRCDTCGSFETWRSMAQASEPMLCPSCDALAKRIYSVAGLIFTPSALSRRIEQSAEPKVQQRHSHSHHHNHQQGRPWMIGH, from the coding sequence ATGCCGTTATACGAATTTCGTTGCGATACCTGTGGCTCTTTTGAAACCTGGCGCAGTATGGCACAAGCTAGCGAACCGATGCTGTGTCCGAGTTGTGATGCTTTAGCAAAAAGAATTTACTCTGTTGCAGGTTTGATTTTTACGCCTTCGGCGTTGAGCCGCCGGATTGAACAAAGTGCAGAACCGAAAGTTCAACAGCGTCATTCGCACTCGCATCATCACAACCATCAACAAGGGCGTCCTTGGATGATCGGTCATTAG
- a CDS encoding pentapeptide repeat-containing protein, giving the protein MSANERYYRVLGLEPGATLEEINQAYKDLAFIWHPDRIPKDNPRLQQKANEFLKEINTARDRLRSHLQQKQKIATPPPPSPPPSYRPPRPSSTDTRYWGADFKRANLKEKDLSGRDFRNANFTGANLSDAFMHKVNLSGANLFQANLFRANLLQANLSHANLREANLVGADLSGADLSGADLRGARIKVGDRILVKLTGACLRGTIMPDGTVHQ; this is encoded by the coding sequence ATGAGTGCCAACGAGCGATACTACAGAGTTCTAGGACTAGAACCAGGGGCAACACTCGAAGAAATTAACCAAGCTTATAAAGATTTGGCATTTATTTGGCATCCGGATCGGATTCCTAAAGATAATCCGCGACTGCAGCAAAAAGCAAACGAGTTTCTTAAAGAAATTAATACAGCACGCGATCGCCTGCGATCGCATCTTCAACAAAAACAGAAAATTGCTACTCCACCTCCCCCCTCACCACCACCGTCATATCGCCCGCCTCGCCCATCTTCAACAGATACTCGCTATTGGGGTGCGGATTTTAAACGCGCTAACTTGAAAGAAAAAGATCTCTCAGGTCGAGACTTTCGCAATGCAAATTTTACAGGTGCGAACTTGAGCGATGCGTTTATGCACAAAGTTAACCTTAGTGGAGCAAATTTGTTTCAAGCTAATTTGTTTCGCGCAAATCTCTTGCAAGCTAACCTCAGCCATGCCAATCTTCGAGAAGCCAATTTAGTGGGTGCTGACTTGAGTGGTGCTGACTTGAGCGGTGCTGATTTGCGCGGGGCGCGGATCAAAGTTGGCGATCGCATTTTGGTAAAGCTTACTGGTGCGTGTTTAAGAGGAACGATTATGCCTGATGGTACAGTTCATCAGTAA
- a CDS encoding glutamine synthetase family protein, giving the protein MPINSLSHDFIASLAADGIRFVRILWCDNANIIRSKALHVDILSHYIEHGIGISAGQQGVPAMYDAVISASGLGPVGEIRLVPDWSNLTHLPYARGHAQAIGDMIDRGQPWTLCPRNFLKQRIASAAREGIEIQAAFENEFYLLQHADIVPVDKTLFAALLAMDINREVIDDIAEALIAQGIPVEQYYPESGPGQHEISMRYSPALVAADRQITFRATVHAIARQHNLRASFLPKIFPDAAGSGCHLHLSLWRDGKNLLPDPHDADGLSPVARAFIAGILYHLPALMAIATPSPNSYRRLRPHSWSGAFRCWGIDNREAAIRVPSDPLHKYPTHFELKTVDAAANPYLALGAVIAAGIDGVRRNLTLQEAINVDPGNLSPTERQKRGIDRLPENLGEAIAHLKQNTTLITSLNPKLAQAFLAVRQAECEAMQDFDLATEVKLLLERY; this is encoded by the coding sequence ATGCCTATAAATAGCCTAAGTCACGACTTTATCGCATCGCTTGCAGCTGATGGTATCCGATTTGTGCGGATTCTCTGGTGTGACAATGCCAACATTATTCGCAGCAAAGCTTTACACGTAGATATCCTATCACATTACATCGAGCACGGTATCGGGATCTCTGCGGGGCAGCAAGGCGTTCCTGCGATGTATGATGCGGTTATATCAGCAAGTGGGCTAGGTCCTGTAGGAGAAATTCGTTTAGTTCCAGATTGGTCTAATTTGACACATTTACCGTATGCGCGCGGTCATGCTCAAGCGATCGGAGATATGATCGACCGCGGACAACCCTGGACATTGTGTCCGCGTAATTTCCTGAAACAAAGAATTGCTAGTGCAGCTCGTGAGGGTATCGAAATTCAAGCCGCGTTTGAAAATGAGTTTTATTTATTACAGCACGCAGATATTGTACCCGTAGACAAAACGCTTTTTGCCGCGCTTTTAGCAATGGATATCAACCGCGAGGTTATTGATGACATTGCGGAAGCTTTAATCGCGCAAGGTATTCCTGTTGAGCAATATTATCCTGAATCGGGTCCTGGACAGCACGAAATTTCGATGCGCTATAGCCCAGCCCTAGTTGCTGCCGATCGCCAAATTACTTTTCGCGCGACAGTGCACGCGATCGCCCGCCAACACAACCTCAGAGCCTCATTCTTACCTAAAATTTTTCCCGATGCTGCAGGTAGTGGTTGTCATCTACATTTAAGCTTGTGGCGTGATGGTAAAAATTTACTTCCAGATCCCCATGATGCAGACGGTCTATCACCTGTGGCAAGAGCATTTATTGCAGGAATTTTATACCATCTTCCAGCACTGATGGCGATCGCAACTCCTAGTCCCAATTCTTATCGTCGCCTACGTCCGCACAGTTGGAGTGGCGCGTTTCGTTGTTGGGGAATTGATAACCGCGAAGCTGCCATTCGAGTTCCTAGCGATCCATTACACAAATATCCGACTCATTTTGAACTCAAAACTGTGGATGCTGCGGCGAATCCTTACTTAGCTTTGGGTGCTGTTATCGCGGCTGGAATTGATGGCGTACGCCGTAATTTGACTCTTCAAGAAGCAATTAATGTCGATCCTGGAAATTTATCTCCAACCGAACGACAAAAACGCGGTATTGACCGACTACCAGAAAATTTGGGCGAAGCGATCGCCCACCTCAAACAAAATACCACGCTCATTACTTCCTTAAATCCAAAATTAGCGCAGGCATTTTTAGCCGTACGTCAAGCTGAATGCGAAGCAATGCAAGATTTCGATTTAGCCACAGAAGTCAAGCTTTTATTAGAGCGATATTAG